A single Anatilimnocola floriformis DNA region contains:
- a CDS encoding sulfatase family protein produces MLILADDLGQIECSPYAPKDGPTPATTPNMQRLAKAGMTFSQAFVPSASCAPNRASLLTGLNIARHGAVNNHDKPRPAIKKWPAYFQELGYELAAFGKVSHYKHTVDYGFDEFAFDTFHDHRGIGAAVEFLEKRNPAQAKPLCLLVGTNWPHVPWPDEINGYDPAKLRLPPTMVETPATRDAFARYLTAVTKADADLGVIYDAAEKHLGTNTLFVFTSDHGAQFPFGKWNCYDAGLRVPLIAKWSGVIKPDSQTKAIVSWLDLLPTMTDAAGGTPPVSGLAADQIDGQSFLPILNGKQEKHREQVFAAHNRDQQMNVYPIRSVRDEKWKYIQNLRPDFKHTTHIDKQPGKNDYFATWVEKAKSDATAAELVKRYHTRPAEELYDLAADPYEEHNLATLPEHSARVTKMREEVKSWMLQMGDKGLTGPPPK; encoded by the coding sequence GTGCTAATACTTGCCGATGATCTAGGACAGATCGAATGCTCGCCGTACGCGCCGAAGGATGGCCCGACGCCTGCGACCACGCCCAACATGCAGCGATTGGCCAAAGCAGGGATGACGTTTTCGCAGGCCTTCGTTCCCTCGGCGAGTTGCGCGCCGAACCGCGCGTCTTTGCTGACAGGATTGAACATCGCTCGCCACGGCGCTGTCAATAATCACGACAAGCCGCGGCCTGCCATCAAAAAATGGCCCGCCTATTTCCAAGAGCTTGGCTACGAATTGGCGGCCTTCGGTAAGGTCTCGCACTACAAGCACACCGTCGATTACGGCTTCGATGAATTTGCATTTGATACCTTCCACGATCATCGCGGCATTGGCGCAGCCGTTGAGTTTCTGGAGAAACGCAATCCTGCCCAAGCCAAACCGCTCTGTCTGCTCGTTGGAACCAATTGGCCTCACGTCCCCTGGCCCGATGAGATCAACGGCTATGATCCCGCGAAGTTGCGTCTGCCGCCGACGATGGTCGAAACGCCGGCCACCCGTGACGCATTTGCTCGCTACTTGACCGCCGTGACCAAGGCCGATGCCGATCTCGGTGTCATCTACGATGCGGCGGAAAAGCATCTGGGGACCAATACCCTCTTCGTCTTCACGAGCGACCATGGAGCCCAATTCCCGTTCGGCAAATGGAACTGCTACGACGCCGGACTGCGCGTTCCGCTGATCGCCAAATGGTCCGGCGTGATCAAACCAGATTCGCAGACGAAGGCCATCGTGAGTTGGCTCGATCTGCTGCCGACCATGACCGACGCTGCAGGCGGAACACCGCCGGTGAGTGGTCTTGCCGCGGATCAAATTGACGGCCAATCCTTCTTGCCAATACTCAACGGCAAGCAGGAGAAGCATCGCGAGCAGGTTTTCGCAGCGCACAACCGCGATCAGCAAATGAACGTCTATCCCATTCGCAGCGTGCGAGACGAGAAGTGGAAGTACATTCAAAACCTGCGGCCTGATTTTAAGCACACGACGCACATCGACAAGCAGCCGGGCAAGAACGACTACTTCGCCACTTGGGTCGAGAAGGCCAAATCAGATGCAACTGCTGCGGAGTTGGTGAAGCGATATCACACGCGGCCCGCCGAAGAACTCTACGATCTGGCGGCTGACCCGTACGAAGAGCACAACCTGGCAACCTTGCCGGAGCACAGCGCCCGCGTGACAAAGATGCGTGAGGAAGTGAAGTCCTGGATGCTTCAGATGGGCGACAAAGGCCTAACCGGCCCTCCACCAAAATAG